In Phaeobacter piscinae, one genomic interval encodes:
- a CDS encoding L,D-transpeptidase family protein, which yields MDRRTFGLGAAAALGLAGCSSGPSKFRSYNGPEVTSVVVNKGARKVYLLHHEDILREYDMELGFAPLGHKQIEGDGKTPEGTYLIDRRNPNSRYHLSIGISYPNAQDRAKAAAMGKKPGGEIFIHGEPNIAKERKRAARVDDWTAGCIAVTNDEIEEIYAMVRDGTVITLRP from the coding sequence ATGGACAGACGTACATTCGGACTGGGCGCTGCGGCGGCCCTTGGGCTGGCAGGGTGCAGCTCCGGCCCAAGCAAATTTCGCAGCTATAACGGGCCCGAGGTCACCTCGGTCGTCGTGAACAAGGGCGCGCGTAAGGTCTATCTTCTTCATCATGAGGATATTCTGCGCGAATATGATATGGAGCTGGGCTTTGCCCCGCTTGGTCACAAGCAAATCGAAGGGGACGGTAAAACACCCGAAGGCACCTATCTGATTGACCGGCGCAATCCCAATAGCCGCTATCACCTGTCGATCGGGATTTCCTATCCCAACGCGCAGGACCGGGCCAAAGCTGCGGCGATGGGTAAAAAACCGGGGGGTGAGATTTTCATCCACGGTGAGCCTAACATTGCAAAAGAGCGCAAGCGCGCGGCGCGCGTGGACGACTGGACCGCGGGCTGTATTGCCGTCACCAATGATGAGATTGAAGAGATCTACGCGATGGTTCGCGATGGTACGGTGATCACCCTACGCCCGTAA
- a CDS encoding Hsp33 family molecular chaperone HslO, protein MTLVSKIAWDDTVLPFQLDVSDMRGRVARLDGVLDGILKQHNYPPVVEALVAEMALLTALIGQTMKLQWKLSLQVQSKGAVRMIATDYYAPAAEGEPARIRAYASYDDARLTNGAPFDQVGEGYFAILVDQGEGMKPYQGITPLAGGSLSACAEAYFAQSEQLPTRFSLSFGRSAEPGVPEHWRAGGIMLQQMPKASPFVADGEGNGATLAAEDLVSGEEGENWNRVMHLVATVEDMELIGPSVTPTDLLLRLFHEEQPRVFDAQAVKFGCTCSTDRVRESLSIYSAKDIATMTTDEGRVTADCQFCGAHYDLDPATLGFEADAGDSEQGESA, encoded by the coding sequence ATGACACTTGTATCGAAAATCGCGTGGGACGATACCGTCCTGCCCTTCCAGCTTGATGTATCGGACATGCGCGGCCGCGTCGCGCGGTTGGATGGTGTGCTGGATGGCATTCTGAAGCAGCATAACTATCCGCCCGTTGTCGAAGCTCTGGTAGCTGAAATGGCGTTGCTGACGGCATTGATTGGCCAAACCATGAAACTGCAGTGGAAACTGTCGTTGCAGGTCCAGTCCAAAGGGGCGGTGCGCATGATTGCCACCGATTATTACGCACCCGCAGCCGAGGGCGAGCCAGCGCGTATTCGTGCCTATGCAAGCTATGATGATGCGCGGCTGACCAATGGGGCGCCGTTTGATCAGGTGGGCGAGGGGTATTTTGCCATTCTCGTTGATCAGGGAGAGGGCATGAAGCCCTACCAAGGGATCACACCACTTGCTGGTGGGTCTTTGTCGGCCTGTGCCGAGGCGTATTTTGCGCAGTCCGAGCAGCTGCCGACACGTTTCTCGCTCAGCTTTGGTCGCTCGGCTGAACCTGGGGTTCCGGAACACTGGCGCGCTGGCGGTATCATGCTGCAGCAGATGCCAAAGGCCTCTCCATTCGTTGCGGATGGTGAAGGCAATGGTGCGACGCTTGCCGCAGAGGATCTGGTCAGCGGCGAAGAGGGCGAGAACTGGAACCGTGTGATGCACCTTGTGGCAACCGTAGAAGACATGGAGTTGATCGGCCCGTCCGTAACACCAACAGATCTGCTATTGCGATTGTTTCACGAGGAACAACCGCGGGTCTTTGATGCGCAGGCGGTCAAGTTCGGCTGCACATGTTCCACCGATCGCGTGCGCGAAAGCCTGTCGATCTATTCGGCCAAGGACATTGCGACCATGACGACCGACGAGGGGCGCGTGACAGCCGATTGCCAGTTCTGTGGTGCACATTACGACCTCGATCCGGCAACGCTGGGTTTTGAGGCAGATGCAGGCGACAGCGAACAGGGTGAGAGTGCCTGA
- a CDS encoding CoA pyrophosphatase, whose product MPDLRAQLTAALGTKGGGSSDFDLNPDVVLPADRKLRPAGVLVAISTAAGAPRVILTKRSSALKHHPGQIAFAGGKQDAADTSVTDAALREAWEEIGLPRHLPQIVGALPIHETVTGFTVTPVVALIDQPFDIVAEAGEVAEVFSVPLSHLCDPSNYQIQSRRWRGIRRHYFAVPYGPYYIWGATARMLHGLAERMQG is encoded by the coding sequence GTGCCTGATCTTCGGGCACAGCTGACCGCCGCGCTGGGCACGAAGGGGGGAGGGTCCTCGGATTTCGACCTGAACCCCGACGTGGTCCTGCCCGCTGACCGCAAACTGCGGCCAGCAGGTGTCCTCGTGGCGATCAGCACCGCGGCGGGCGCGCCGCGTGTTATTCTGACCAAACGCTCGTCTGCCTTGAAGCACCATCCGGGTCAGATCGCCTTCGCCGGCGGAAAGCAGGACGCTGCAGACACGAGCGTGACCGATGCCGCCCTCAGGGAAGCCTGGGAGGAAATCGGCCTGCCGCGCCACTTGCCGCAGATTGTCGGGGCACTGCCGATACATGAAACTGTCACCGGTTTTACAGTGACACCGGTTGTAGCGCTGATTGACCAACCGTTTGATATCGTGGCCGAAGCGGGCGAGGTGGCCGAAGTCTTCAGCGTGCCGCTCTCGCATCTTTGCGATCCGTCGAACTATCAGATTCAGTCCCGGCGTTGGCGTGGGATACGGCGGCATTACTTTGCGGTGCCCTACGGTCCCTATTACATTTGGGGTGCCACCGCGCGCATGTTGCATGGCCTTGCCGAACGGATGCAGGGATGA
- a CDS encoding ABC transporter ATP-binding protein, which translates to MFRFFENLIDPYCDYPETDTPPRQLWPFLKDYSQPFKKVFAVTALMSVIVAGVEIGLIHYMGRVVDLLSGEPARVWQDHGTEFILLAVFILTVRPMLQLFDVLLLNNAILPNFGTLIRWRSHKHVLRQSVGWFENDFAGRIANRIMQTPPAAGEVVFQVFDAITFALAYLVGAALLLWLADVRLLLPLLVWFALYAVLIRWTVRRVGPASQAASDARSTVTGRVVDSYSNIHSVKMFAHHNTELTYAKEAIEGTRKTFQAEMRLYTIMDAALVTLNGLLIVGVVGWAILLWMQGLASVGVVAAATALTLRLNAMTGWIMWALTTFFRQLGVVAEGMETIAQPIDLVDAANATPLDLRDGAVELRELSHHYGRGSGGLDRISLNIRAGEKIGLIGRSGAGKSTLVKLLLRFYDPEGGAILIDGQDIRMATQDSLRSQIGMVQQDSALLHRSVRDNLLYGRPDATEAEMIEAAKQARAHEFILDLEDPEGRRGYDAHVGERGVKLSGGQRQRVTLARVILKDAPILILDEATSALDSEVEAEIQQTLYGMMQGKTVIAIAHRLSTIAQMDRILVLDDGRIVEEGTHDVLLRSEGLYAQFWARQSGGFLNIEAAE; encoded by the coding sequence ATGTTTCGTTTTTTCGAAAACCTCATCGACCCTTATTGTGACTATCCGGAAACAGATACACCGCCGCGGCAGCTGTGGCCGTTCCTGAAGGATTACTCGCAGCCTTTCAAAAAAGTGTTCGCAGTCACCGCGCTGATGTCGGTGATTGTCGCTGGCGTGGAAATTGGTCTGATCCATTACATGGGGCGGGTGGTTGACCTCTTGTCTGGTGAACCGGCCAGGGTGTGGCAGGACCATGGCACGGAATTCATCCTGCTGGCGGTTTTCATTCTGACCGTGCGCCCGATGTTGCAGCTGTTCGATGTGCTGTTGCTGAACAATGCGATCCTGCCAAATTTCGGCACTCTGATCCGTTGGCGGTCGCATAAACATGTTCTGCGTCAATCCGTTGGCTGGTTCGAAAATGATTTTGCCGGACGGATCGCCAACCGGATTATGCAAACCCCGCCCGCCGCAGGGGAGGTGGTGTTTCAGGTTTTCGACGCGATCACCTTTGCGCTTGCCTATTTGGTGGGGGCCGCGCTGTTGCTGTGGCTGGCGGACGTCCGGCTGTTGTTGCCGCTCTTGGTTTGGTTCGCGCTCTATGCGGTGTTGATCCGCTGGACCGTGCGCCGGGTTGGGCCGGCCAGCCAGGCGGCATCTGATGCGCGCTCCACCGTGACGGGCCGGGTTGTGGACAGCTATTCCAATATTCATTCGGTGAAGATGTTCGCCCATCACAACACCGAACTGACCTATGCCAAAGAAGCCATCGAAGGCACACGCAAGACGTTCCAGGCTGAGATGCGGCTCTACACTATTATGGATGCGGCACTGGTGACGTTGAACGGTTTGTTGATCGTCGGTGTTGTCGGTTGGGCAATTCTGCTGTGGATGCAGGGGCTTGCCTCGGTCGGGGTGGTTGCAGCTGCGACTGCGCTGACGCTGCGCCTCAATGCGATGACGGGTTGGATTATGTGGGCGCTGACCACCTTCTTCCGCCAGCTGGGTGTTGTAGCGGAGGGGATGGAAACCATCGCCCAGCCGATCGATCTGGTGGATGCGGCCAATGCAACACCGCTTGATCTGCGTGACGGCGCGGTGGAACTGCGTGAGCTTTCGCATCACTACGGGCGCGGCTCTGGTGGTCTGGATCGGATCAGCCTGAACATCCGCGCGGGCGAAAAGATCGGCCTGATCGGGCGCTCCGGTGCGGGGAAATCCACGCTGGTGAAGCTGTTGCTTCGGTTCTACGATCCTGAGGGCGGTGCGATCCTGATCGACGGTCAGGACATCCGCATGGCGACGCAGGATAGTCTGCGCAGCCAGATCGGCATGGTGCAGCAGGATAGCGCATTGCTGCACCGCTCAGTCCGGGACAATCTGCTTTACGGTCGGCCTGATGCCACCGAGGCGGAGATGATTGAGGCCGCCAAGCAAGCGCGGGCGCATGAGTTCATCCTTGATCTGGAAGACCCTGAAGGCCGTCGCGGCTACGACGCACATGTCGGGGAGCGTGGGGTGAAATTGTCGGGTGGCCAGCGGCAGCGGGTTACCTTGGCCCGAGTCATTCTGAAAGATGCGCCCATACTGATCCTGGATGAGGCCACATCTGCTCTGGATTCTGAGGTGGAGGCTGAAATTCAGCAAACGCTTTATGGGATGATGCAGGGCAAAACGGTGATCGCGATTGCGCATCGCCTGTCCACCATTGCTCAGATGGATCGCATCCTGGTGCTGGATGATGGGCGGATTGTTGAAGAGGGGACGCATGACGTGCTTTTGCGTTCAGAGGGCCTATATGCCCAGTTCTGGGCACGTCAATCCGGCGGGTTCCTGAATATCGAGGCAGCAGAATGA
- a CDS encoding class I SAM-dependent RNA methyltransferase yields MTHAARTTATIIRLGHQGDGVAEGPLFAPRTLPGETVSGIRDRHQLSDIRIESPSEMRVQAPCRHYKSCGGCQLQHATDDFVANWKVDIVRNALAAQGLEAEFRPIHTSPPQSRRRATLSVRRTKKGAMAGFHGRASGVITEIPDCQLLAPQLLSAIPMAEALAMVGASRKAPLSVTVTLSEVGVDVLVTNGKPLDGPLRIALAQVVDAHHIARLTWEDELIGMEQPPIQPFGPAHVCPPPGAFLQATRDGEAALLAAVENCVAGAKRIVDLFAGCGTFTLPLAKHAEVHAVEGEGSMLRALDAGWRQAKGLKKVTTETRDLFRNPLLAEDLNPFGAAFDVAVIDPPRAGAEAQVTQLVAARTKRVAYVSCNPVTFARDAKILTDGGYRLDWVQVVDQFRWSSHCELAASFSYVG; encoded by the coding sequence ATGACACATGCAGCTAGAACCACAGCCACAATCATTCGTCTGGGCCATCAGGGCGACGGGGTCGCCGAAGGCCCGCTTTTTGCACCGCGCACGCTGCCGGGAGAGACCGTCAGCGGTATTCGCGACAGGCACCAGCTTAGCGATATTCGCATCGAAAGCCCGTCGGAGATGCGCGTCCAGGCGCCCTGTCGGCACTATAAATCCTGCGGTGGTTGCCAGCTGCAACATGCGACAGATGATTTTGTTGCGAACTGGAAAGTCGACATCGTTCGTAATGCGCTGGCGGCACAGGGGCTTGAGGCGGAGTTCCGCCCGATCCACACCTCACCACCACAATCGCGTCGCCGCGCCACCTTGTCCGTGCGCCGCACCAAAAAGGGCGCGATGGCCGGGTTCCATGGGCGCGCCTCCGGGGTGATCACGGAAATTCCCGACTGCCAATTGCTGGCGCCGCAGCTGCTGTCCGCCATCCCCATGGCTGAGGCACTGGCCATGGTTGGCGCCAGTCGCAAGGCGCCGCTCTCGGTGACCGTGACCCTGTCTGAGGTTGGTGTGGACGTGCTGGTGACCAATGGCAAACCGCTGGACGGTCCCTTGCGTATTGCGTTGGCTCAAGTTGTTGATGCCCATCATATCGCACGTCTGACCTGGGAGGATGAGCTGATCGGTATGGAGCAGCCACCAATCCAACCGTTTGGACCGGCCCATGTCTGCCCGCCGCCCGGTGCCTTTTTGCAGGCGACGCGCGACGGCGAAGCCGCACTTCTTGCGGCGGTTGAGAACTGTGTGGCCGGTGCGAAACGCATCGTGGATCTATTCGCTGGCTGCGGCACCTTCACCCTGCCACTTGCGAAACATGCAGAGGTGCACGCGGTCGAGGGTGAAGGCAGCATGCTGCGCGCGCTTGATGCCGGCTGGCGGCAGGCCAAGGGGCTAAAAAAGGTCACAACCGAAACCCGTGATCTGTTTCGCAATCCGCTTCTGGCAGAGGATCTGAACCCTTTTGGCGCGGCTTTTGATGTCGCCGTGATCGATCCACCCCGTGCAGGTGCCGAAGCACAGGTAACGCAGTTGGTTGCCGCACGGACCAAGCGGGTGGCCTATGTGTCCTGCAATCCCGTCACCTTTGCCCGCGATGCCAAAATCCTGACGGATGGCGGCTACCGTCTGGATTGGGTACAGGTGGTCGATCAATTCCGCTGGTCTTCGCATTGCGAACTGGCGGCCAGCTTTTCCTACGTGGGGTGA
- a CDS encoding CCA tRNA nucleotidyltransferase codes for MTHIQAKWLEDPAVQHVCDVLTKGGAEVYFVGGCVRNALLGAPVSDLDLSTNVPPQRVMALAEGAGIKAIPTGIDHGTVTLVHRGTPYEITTFRRDVATDGRRAVVAFADRIEEDAARRDFTMNALYARPDGGLVDPLNGLPDLRARLVRFIGSAAQRIREDYLRSLRYFRFHAWYGNPDAGFDPDALSAIAENLDGIGSLSRERVGSEVLKLLAAPNPAPAIAVMRQIGLLPLILPGSDDRALGPLVHLEAGRSANPLCRLAALGGDAPWEALRLSKAQAADVRLLRAAAEGTDGPAALAYHHGATTARNVTMLRSALFEVPVAPDLEAEITKGAAAVFPLSAKDLMPDLQGPALGAALKSLQKDWIKSGFMLDRDALLKRLL; via the coding sequence ATGACCCATATACAGGCCAAATGGCTGGAGGATCCAGCTGTGCAGCACGTCTGCGACGTCCTGACAAAGGGCGGTGCAGAGGTATATTTTGTCGGCGGCTGTGTGCGCAATGCGCTATTGGGGGCACCGGTTTCGGATCTTGATCTGTCAACCAATGTGCCACCACAGCGTGTCATGGCCCTTGCTGAAGGGGCCGGGATCAAGGCCATACCAACAGGCATTGACCACGGCACCGTGACATTGGTCCATCGCGGGACCCCTTACGAGATCACCACGTTTCGCCGTGATGTCGCCACTGATGGCCGACGCGCTGTTGTGGCATTTGCCGACCGGATCGAGGAGGACGCTGCGCGGCGCGATTTCACCATGAATGCGCTTTATGCCCGCCCCGACGGGGGGCTGGTTGACCCGCTGAATGGCCTACCGGATCTGCGCGCAAGACTCGTCCGGTTCATTGGCAGTGCGGCGCAGCGCATTCGTGAGGATTATCTACGCTCGCTGCGCTATTTCAGGTTTCATGCCTGGTATGGCAACCCAGATGCCGGATTTGACCCGGACGCCCTGTCGGCCATCGCAGAAAACCTGGATGGGATTGGCAGCCTCTCGCGTGAACGGGTTGGCAGTGAAGTGCTGAAGCTGCTTGCGGCGCCGAATCCGGCGCCGGCAATTGCGGTGATGCGGCAGATTGGGCTGCTACCTCTGATTCTTCCAGGAAGCGATGATCGCGCCCTGGGGCCGCTCGTCCATCTGGAAGCGGGGAGGTCTGCCAACCCGCTTTGCCGCCTGGCCGCGCTGGGCGGAGATGCGCCATGGGAGGCCTTGCGCCTGAGTAAAGCCCAAGCTGCGGATGTGCGTCTGCTGCGTGCAGCTGCGGAGGGTACGGATGGACCGGCGGCACTGGCTTATCATCACGGCGCGACCACCGCGCGCAACGTGACGATGTTGCGATCTGCTTTGTTCGAGGTACCGGTTGCCCCTGATTTAGAGGCTGAAATTACCAAAGGAGCCGCAGCCGTATTCCCGCTTTCCGCCAAGGATTTGATGCCAGACCTGCAAGGCCCGGCGCTGGGTGCAGCACTCAAATCCTTGCAGAAGGACTGGATCAAATCTGGGTTCATGCTTGACCGCGATGCGTTGCTGAAACGGCTGCTCTAA
- a CDS encoding CAP domain-containing protein: MTRVFLILIAGLMTLVAACAPAPDGSTGGNVYRIRNADKVQLRMLDSVNALREAAGRPTVQLNPQLTAAAATHSRDMSVQNRPWHFGSDGSSPLDRVARAGFTGTMIGETISETYESELQTLTAWMEQPATRSVIMDPKARTMGFSWFQESNGKIWWTLVMGS, translated from the coding sequence ATGACACGTGTATTTCTGATCCTTATCGCCGGGCTGATGACCCTCGTCGCAGCCTGTGCCCCTGCTCCTGATGGCAGCACAGGCGGCAACGTGTACCGGATCCGTAACGCCGACAAGGTACAGCTGCGGATGCTCGACTCGGTCAATGCCCTCCGCGAGGCGGCAGGTCGCCCCACTGTCCAGCTGAACCCGCAACTGACCGCTGCGGCGGCCACCCATTCACGCGATATGTCCGTGCAGAACCGTCCCTGGCATTTTGGCTCCGATGGCTCGTCGCCGCTGGACCGTGTAGCCCGAGCAGGCTTCACCGGCACCATGATTGGCGAGACGATTTCGGAAACCTATGAATCCGAGCTGCAGACATTGACGGCCTGGATGGAACAGCCCGCGACCCGGTCTGTCATTATGGACCCCAAAGCGCGCACGATGGGCTTTTCCTGGTTTCAGGAATCCAACGGCAAGATCTGGTGGACCCTGGTGATGGGCAGCTGA
- a CDS encoding NUDIX hydrolase, producing MIRRFGDTPEKSQSYRRRPGVYALLPRDGELLLTCQREPGPDIQLPGGGIDPGESPIPALHREVMEETGWTISQPRKLGAFRRYAYMPEYDLWAEKLCHIYIARPARRICAPTEPLHDAIWMRADAACEILGNAGDRHFASIIARWMAQT from the coding sequence GTGATCAGACGTTTTGGCGATACACCGGAAAAATCGCAAAGCTATCGGCGACGGCCAGGAGTCTATGCGCTGTTGCCGCGCGATGGCGAACTGCTGCTGACCTGTCAACGTGAGCCCGGTCCTGATATTCAGCTTCCCGGAGGGGGTATTGACCCGGGAGAGTCGCCCATTCCGGCGTTACACCGTGAGGTGATGGAAGAAACCGGCTGGACCATCTCTCAGCCACGCAAGCTGGGCGCGTTTCGCCGATATGCCTATATGCCAGAGTATGATCTCTGGGCAGAGAAACTCTGTCATATCTATATCGCGCGTCCGGCGCGTCGGATCTGCGCACCTACCGAACCCTTGCATGATGCGATTTGGATGCGCGCGGACGCCGCATGCGAAATCCTCGGGAATGCTGGTGATCGACATTTCGCCAGCATCATAGCGCGATGGATGGCGCAGACCTAA
- a CDS encoding ABC transporter ATP-binding protein, with product MKLGNLIDAFQPAKGPPPNRLGGFLRWCLSGAWPMLALAALCSALAGGMEAGTAYILGLVIDTAISSGPGQFFSAGNLVIIAGALGFFLLLRPILFGLSAASNAIIVQPNVNPLVLSRLNRWTMGQSVRFFDDDFAGRIAQKQMQTANAVTSVAVEMINVVAFALASLLGALALLGAIDWRITGLFVVWLVGYFATIRWFLPRIRKRSAARAGARAMVSGQVVDTITNIKTVKLFAHADFEERTAQDSMADFRTKALHFGYLSASFRFCLMTLAGVLPVLLIGATLVLWRDGLASEGDIVAAGAVSVRIAQMTGWVSFTLMAIYSNIGEIENGMTTLTRPDRVEDQTAAEVLTVTEGQIAFREVGFAYGRDIGGIQNVSLTIAPGEKLGIVGASGAGKSTLVSLLLRLYDGESGQILIDGKDIAEVTQNSLRSQIGMVTQETAMFNRSARDNILYGRPDASELELIAAAQKAEAHEFILDLEDGQGRTGYDAHLGERGVKLSGGQRQRIALARAILKDAPILVLDEATSALDSEVEAAIQSALERVMQGKTVLAIAHRLSTLSEMDRLIVMDQGRIAEAGTHDALLEQGGLYAQFWARQSGGFIRTEADDQAGSSLPRDAAE from the coding sequence ATGAAACTCGGCAATCTGATCGACGCATTTCAACCCGCCAAGGGCCCGCCGCCCAATCGGCTGGGGGGCTTCCTGCGCTGGTGCCTTTCAGGTGCCTGGCCAATGCTTGCGCTTGCTGCGCTCTGCTCGGCGCTGGCTGGCGGGATGGAAGCAGGGACGGCCTATATTCTGGGTCTGGTGATTGATACCGCGATTTCCAGCGGGCCGGGGCAGTTTTTTTCTGCCGGTAATCTTGTGATCATTGCCGGGGCGCTGGGATTTTTCCTTCTGCTGCGGCCGATCCTGTTTGGCCTGTCTGCGGCATCCAATGCAATCATCGTCCAGCCAAACGTCAACCCGCTGGTGCTGTCGCGGCTCAACCGCTGGACCATGGGCCAATCGGTGCGCTTCTTCGACGATGATTTCGCGGGTCGTATCGCGCAGAAACAGATGCAGACAGCCAATGCCGTGACCTCGGTTGCGGTTGAGATGATCAACGTGGTTGCCTTTGCGCTGGCCTCGCTTCTGGGGGCGCTGGCGCTGTTGGGCGCGATTGACTGGCGGATTACCGGCCTGTTCGTGGTCTGGCTGGTCGGCTATTTCGCCACCATCCGCTGGTTTCTGCCCCGTATTCGCAAACGCTCCGCTGCGCGCGCTGGGGCGCGGGCAATGGTGTCGGGGCAGGTGGTTGATACGATCACCAACATCAAAACGGTGAAGCTGTTTGCGCATGCCGATTTTGAGGAGCGTACGGCGCAGGATTCCATGGCGGATTTCCGCACCAAGGCACTGCATTTCGGGTATCTGTCTGCGAGTTTCCGGTTTTGTCTGATGACGCTGGCGGGTGTGCTGCCGGTGTTGCTGATTGGTGCGACGCTGGTGCTGTGGCGCGATGGGCTGGCGAGCGAAGGCGATATCGTCGCGGCTGGTGCGGTGTCCGTGCGCATTGCCCAGATGACCGGGTGGGTCAGTTTCACCCTTATGGCGATCTATTCCAACATTGGTGAGATTGAAAATGGCATGACGACCCTGACCCGTCCCGACCGGGTTGAGGATCAAACCGCGGCTGAGGTGCTGACAGTCACTGAGGGGCAGATTGCGTTTCGCGAGGTCGGTTTTGCCTATGGGCGTGATATCGGCGGCATTCAGAATGTCTCGCTGACCATTGCGCCCGGGGAAAAACTTGGGATCGTTGGCGCCTCCGGGGCGGGGAAATCGACGCTCGTTTCGCTTTTGCTACGGCTCTATGATGGGGAATCTGGTCAAATCCTGATCGACGGAAAGGATATCGCAGAGGTCACCCAAAACTCGTTGCGCAGTCAGATTGGCATGGTCACGCAGGAAACTGCGATGTTCAATCGTTCGGCGCGGGACAACATCCTATATGGTCGACCTGACGCCAGTGAGTTGGAGCTGATCGCCGCCGCGCAAAAGGCCGAAGCGCATGAGTTTATCCTTGATCTGGAGGATGGTCAGGGCCGCACCGGCTATGATGCTCATCTCGGCGAACGCGGGGTGAAGCTGTCTGGTGGTCAGCGGCAGCGTATCGCCTTGGCGCGCGCGATCCTGAAAGATGCGCCTATTCTTGTGCTGGATGAGGCAACTTCGGCCCTGGATTCAGAGGTGGAGGCAGCCATTCAGTCCGCGCTTGAGCGCGTGATGCAGGGGAAAACCGTTCTGGCGATTGCGCACCGACTGTCCACGTTGAGTGAAATGGACCGGCTCATCGTTATGGATCAGGGCCGCATCGCCGAGGCAGGCACGCATGACGCATTGCTGGAACAGGGCGGTTTGTATGCGCAGTTCTGGGCGCGGCAGTCTGGTGGTTTCATCCGGACGGAAGCTGATGATCAGGCCGGGAGCTCACTGCCGCGGGATGCTGCGGAATAG
- a CDS encoding ion transporter: MSISAKQSLTQRLGTLISSDGFGNFITAVILINAITLGMETSDTIMSRFGAAVLFVDQLCLAIFVVELLAKLWVQRLRFFLRGWNIFDFVIVSIAFLPGAQGISVLRALRILRVLRVISVAPRLRRVVEGFITALPGMGSVFLLMAIIFYIGSVIATKLFAESFPDWFGNLALSAYSLFQIMTLESWSMGIVRPVMEIYPYAWAFFVPFIMVTTFAVVNLLVGLIVNSMQDAHHEEEGERTDAYRDLVLARLEAIEQQIAALQPPHEKK, from the coding sequence GTGAGCATCAGCGCAAAACAATCCCTGACCCAGCGGCTCGGGACGCTTATTTCCAGCGATGGCTTTGGCAACTTCATCACGGCTGTGATCCTGATCAATGCGATCACGCTGGGGATGGAAACCTCAGATACGATCATGTCCCGATTTGGGGCCGCTGTCCTTTTCGTTGATCAGCTGTGCCTGGCGATTTTTGTTGTCGAGCTGCTGGCGAAACTTTGGGTGCAGCGGCTGCGGTTTTTCCTGCGCGGCTGGAACATCTTCGACTTTGTGATTGTCAGCATCGCCTTTCTGCCTGGTGCGCAGGGAATTTCGGTGCTGCGGGCGCTGCGTATCCTGCGGGTGCTGCGTGTCATCTCCGTCGCGCCGCGCCTGCGCCGCGTGGTCGAAGGGTTTATCACCGCTTTGCCGGGCATGGGATCGGTGTTCCTGCTGATGGCGATCATCTTCTACATCGGGTCAGTTATCGCGACGAAGCTCTTTGCGGAGAGTTTTCCTGACTGGTTCGGCAATCTCGCGCTAAGCGCCTATTCCCTGTTCCAGATCATGACCTTGGAAAGCTGGTCCATGGGGATCGTGCGGCCGGTGATGGAGATCTACCCCTACGCCTGGGCTTTCTTCGTGCCATTTATCATGGTGACCACCTTTGCGGTTGTGAACCTGCTGGTTGGTCTGATCGTGAATTCCATGCAGGATGCCCATCACGAGGAAGAAGGTGAACGCACCGATGCCTACCGCGATCTGGTTTTGGCCCGGTTAGAGGCCATTGAGCAGCAAATCGCGGCCTTGCAGCCGCCGCACGAGAAGAAGTGA